In the Eriocheir sinensis breed Jianghai 21 unplaced genomic scaffold, ASM2467909v1 Scaffold35, whole genome shotgun sequence genome, GAAACAATAAACTATTTTCACTCGATCAGTACTCACCTTTTATCATGTGATGTTCCCTCTGTCTTCTCAAAATTCTCCTTTGATTTCCAGTCAAGCCTGGTGGATACTGGTTGTTAAGAATTAGTTGCTTAAGCGGGACTAAATTCTCATTAAAATGGAAAATCCTGTCGCGGAGATCCGAAGCCATTGTTGTGGTGGACACTCTGGCGTGAGACTGCTATCAGCTGgcctttgtttgtttatgttcgcTCCGACACCGGGGACCCGACGGGGGGGAGGACATTTAGGCGGGGGAGGACACTATGGCGTGTAACACCGGCAACATATACACGCCCCTCCAGGTAATGGCCCACCCACGCCAGCAGGCGGCCCCGGACGCCCCTTTCAGCTAGAATGGCGAGCATGGCGGGGGCTTAGGCGAGCTCAAAAGCTTTCTCGAGGTCTATAAACACTACCACCGCCCGTCTCCCCAGGACaccagagaggagggtggagatgcaGTCTCTGGTGCCCCTGTCCCGGCGGAAAgcaaagaggtggtgatggagggggcccATCGCCCACTGAAGGCGCGGAAGGAGGACTCTCtccatacacttgccgaggcagtTTAGGAGGGAGATCGGGCGATGTTGGAGCCCGTCTCCACTCTTGGGGATGGGGACGATGGTGGCCAGCTTCCAGGAGGCTGGCAGTGCTCCGAGCTCAAGGGATTTGTTAAAGAATCCCAGCACCTCAGCCTGCATGTCCGGGCAGGCGTGCTCCAGGAAAGAGTAGGGGATCCTGTTGACCCCGGTGGAGGTGTCCTTCCTGGGGATGGCCCGCTCCAGCTCCCATAGCTCTATAGGCGCGTCAGTGGCATGCGCCTGTAGGCAGGTCTCCCTGAAGGCGGCTACTCTCCCGGGGTTCGTCTCCCTCAGCAGGTCGCGAGTGTGGGCCAGAAGCCGAGCGGAAGCAGcacgggaggagaaggtggtaacAAGCTGCTCCGCCTCGGCCTGGGGCTGTGGGTGTAATGCCGGGCGCGCAACGGCACCCCCCGCGACGGCCCTCAGCTTCCGCCAGAGGACCGCAGCGGACGCGCAGCTGTCAAGTCCCTCGAACCACGCCAGCCAGTGCTCCTCCTGCACCCGGTCGGCGGTTTCCCTGGCGCGACGGACAGCAGCGCGCAGCAAGCCTCGCGTCGCCTCCGTGTTTACTCTCCTGTTAAGTTTGCGGGCCTGGTTGACTCGGTGGTTCGCGTCCGCCGCCTCGAGGTCGTcgggccggatggtggcggccAGACGACGGGCGACGGCCCCGCGGAACCGAGGCCAGTCAGCCCGGCGCAGATTCCAGCGCGAAGGCCGCTGTGGTAACACAGGCGGCGGGACAGGGAGCGCAACAACGGAGGCGAAATGGTCGCTCGCGAGGTGCGGGTGGAGGGTCCACGTTGCACCGATTGCAAGCGGCTGCGACACTAAGCTGAGGTCCAAAACGCCACCAGCCTCGTGCTTGGGCACCCCGGTGTTGAGGAGAGCGACCCCAGGAACGTCCTCCATAGCCGCGGCAAGGTGGCGCCCGGCGCGGTTCCTTCCCCTGCTCCCCTACCTCtcatggtgggcgttgaagtcgcCCCCGATGAAGGTGGGTTCGTCATTGGCCAGGGAGAGGAGTTCGGTGAAGTCGGGCTCGGCCCGCGGCCCGGTATACACGCAGTAGAACGCGACACACGCGCTCGGCAAGGTCACCTTGACTGCCAATATCTCCACGCCGGCACCGCACAGCACGGGGCGATGCACTCGAGAACAGGGAAGTACATCCCTGACCAAGATACAacacccacgcgccgcaccgGCGACGGCAGGGAGGTAAAAGGCCCTGTAGTCCTTAAAGGGCACCGACTGGCCTCCCCGCGGCAGGAGCAACCAGCTCCAACACTGCCTCCACCTCCTTGGCCCCAGCGCGGGCGTCGGCAGAGGAACCACAGGCCGCGGCATCCCCCGAGCGCGCAGACTGCACCACTTGCCACACCACCCGACTACGTCCTAGTGACGAGGGCCGCGCTCGAGGGGATGCTGGCGAGCTTTGCCCTTGCCCTGACGGGCCTCCTCCAGCTCACACCAGACGAGGCAGCTCTGCGGGATATTGCAAAGGCGACGATGGAGGAGCACTTCCACGCCATCGCAGGCCCAACGGCGACACCCGCTCCTCCTCCAGAGTCTCAGAGCCCCGCACCCCCCCCTGCCGAAACCCAAACACctacgcccctccccccctccgcggAGGTGACGGAGATGGAGGCCGACGAGTGCCACCAGCCAAGGCACCGGTGAAGGCGGTGCAGTGGAATATGGGACGCAACACAACCCGCTCCCACATCCCCGTGCGTACGGCGCCGACACGGTCCCGCCTCCCGCTGCCCGAGCGCAAGGCGCTGCCGAAGCGCCGAGGCCCGGCCCCCACGCAGACGTCGGCCCCCGTAACCACCCCAGCGACATCACTTGGGTCCAGACACTGAGGGTCCTGCAGTGGCACGTGTGTGGCGTGCGCGGCAAGGTCAACCTCCTGCGAGCAGCGATCGGCACCGACGGCCTTGATGTCATCCTCCTGCAGGAGACTCTCCTTCAGGAAGACCAGTTGGTGCCGTTCAAGGGCTTCAGGGTCTTCTACCTCCCTGCCGTTGCCGGAGCAGCGCGTGGGTGTGGCATCTTCGTCAGGGATGCACTTCCCTGCACCTGAGTGCTTCACCCCGCGCTATGCGGTGACGGCGTGGAAGTACTGGCGGTTAAGGTGGCCTTGCCGAGCACGACTATCACGTTTTACTGCGTGTACAGCAATCCAGCTGCTGTGCCGGACTTCACTGAGCTCCTCTCCCTCGCCAACGATGAGCCCACCTTCATAGGGGgcgacttcaacgcccaccatgagggttgggggagtaggaggagaaaccgCGCTGGGCGGCACCTCGCATCAGCGTTGGAGGAGGTGCCTCGGGTCTccctcctgaacacgggggaGCCAACGCACGTCAGGGGAGGGGTGCTCGATCTATCTATGGTCACGTCGGAGCGACGTGGGCCATACACCACTGTCTTGCGAGCGACCACCTCGCAACCCTAGTCGACCTTCCGGTTCCGCCGCCACTGCTACCTCCCAGACCGGTGTGGCCGTTGACCGCCACCTCGCCGAAACCATCCGGCCTGACGACCTAGAGATTGCGGAGATGCGCCTGATTAACGCCTTCCGGCGGGCGGCAGACGGGGCGATACCCCGGTCGCAACCAGAGGCGCCTGGCCGTAAAGACCGCTGGTACTACTGCCCCAATGTACGCGAGGCCAACCACCGCGTAAACCAGGCCCGAAAACTCAACCGCCGGGTCAACACAGAGGGGACGAGAGACCTATTAAGGGCTGCCATTCGACTGGCTAGGGCGACTGCGGCCAGAATGCAGGAGGAGCACTGGCTGAAGTGGTGCGGCTCACTCGACGCCATTGTGTCCACGGCCGTGCTCTGGCGCAAGCTAAGAGCCGTGGCCGAGGGGGCGGTCGCCCGGCCGGCCCTGCACCCGCAGCCGCAGGAGGAGACAGAAAAGCTTATCGATACATTTGTGTCCCGTGCTGCCTCTGAGAGGCTTCCCCCCACCACCAGGGAACTGTAGAGGGCGGCGTACCCGGCAAGGATGCGAGCCTTCAGGGAGGCTTGTTTAGTGGGGCATGCCACCGACGCCCCCATACACCTCCACGAGCTGCAAAAGGCCATCCCTGTCAAGGACACGGCCCCGGGGGACGACCGAATACCTTACGCCTTCCTTCGGCACGCTGGGCCTGGCATGCTCGATGAAATAGTAGCCTTGTAAAACGCCTCCTATATACGCGGAGCTGTCCCTGAAGCCTGGAAGACTGCCACCATCGTCCCCATCCCCAAGAGCGTTGACGAAGGTGAGTTCCGCCCCATCTCACTCCTGAGCTGCTTGGGGAAGACGTTAGAGAGGATACTCCTTTCTCGCCTTCGGTGGGCGATgggcccccttcaccaccacctgtttGCCTTCCGCCGAGGCATGGGCACCAGAGATTGCGTGTCCACCCTCCTCTCTGGTGTCTTGGGTAGGTAGGCTGTGGTGGTGTTCCTTGACCTGGAGAAGGCGTTCGAGCTGGCCTCGGCGCCTGCAGTGCTGTCCATCCTCGCCGAGAAAGGCGTTCGGGGCCGCCTGCTGGCATGGATCGGCCAGTATCTTCAGGATCGTAGGGCGGCAGTGCAGTTTCAGGGGTTCAGCTCCACGACTAAAGCGTTTGAAAATGGCACGCCTCAGGGTGGGGTCCTGAGCCCGGTGCTTTTCAACACGCTAGTAGAAAAATTGTCAAGCATGACACATAGCAGATTCACACGCGTCCTCTCTTACGCGGACGACGTGGCCATAGTGGTTTCCGGGCCGAACCACGTGGCCAgcgctcgtctcctcctcctccgccgcctctcacAGACCTGCGCGTCGCTAGGCCTTGTGATCAACAGGCTAAAAACGAAGGCCATGGCCATCAATCACCGTCTCCTCCCTGAGGCCTTCGAGCTTGATGGCACACCGATCCCATGGGTGCACGCCTACAAATATATCGGCGTCACCCTGGATTCTCGGCTCACCTTCGCCCCCTACGTAAACCACCTTCGCCGCACCGTTGTGACCAGCACTAACATCATGCGGGCCCTGGCGAGGACTGCCGGAGGTGTCAGTGACCGAGTCCTGCGCCTGTTCTATCTCCAGGCGGTGAGGGCCTGCGTTGATTACGGGACCCCATGCCTCATGACGGTGGCCCCTGCTGTAGTGGTGTAGGGCCCCAACCACGTGGCCTGCGCCCGCCAGGTCCTCCGCCGGCTGACCCAGACGTGCGCCGCCCTAGGGCTGGTCGTCAACAGGACTAAGACAAGGGCTATGGCCCTCCGCCACGGCCACCTTCCTGAGCCCTTCGACCTCGAGGGTACGCCCGTGCCGTGGGTGCACACGTGCAAGTACCTCGGGGTCACTGTTGACTCTAGTCTGTCCTTTGGCCCGCACATTGCCCGCGTGCGGGACGAGGTACGGCGGCGCACTAATGTGATGAGGGCCCTTGCCAGAACAGCGGGTGGGACTGGGAACAGGGTCCTGCGGACTTTTTACGTCCAGGGCGTGCGGTCCTGTATTGACTACGGGACGCCGTGCCTGCTGACGGTGAGTCCGGCGGCGCTTCGGCCGATGGAGACAGCTCAGAACGCCGCCCTCTACGTCATCATTGGCGCCCCCATGTGGACGAAATGCGTGTGCCTCCAGGCGGAGGCAGGCGTgtgcagcgtcgccgcgagaGTCACCCAACTCTCAGTGGGGCATCTGGCGGCGCTGCTGAGACGCATGTGGGCGGAGTATCTCCGCGCCTCCGTCGGGCAGGCCCTCCTGCAGGTCCCCCTCCTGTTCCGCAAGAGAACGTGGGCGACTGTGGCGGCGGCCACGATTCGCAGTAGCGGACTCCCCCACGCCCTTGTGACGGGCTGTGGACGCCACCCACCCCACCTACGTTGCCCGCCCCCCGTGGGAGCCGCCTGCCTTAACAGCCACCATACGGCCGCTCGCCACAAGGaaggccctcctcacccctcaggaGTTGGCCAGGGATGCAGCCAGCAGAGAGCGGGAAGCAGCGTACCCTGGAGCCTCCGTGTACTACACGGACGGCTCCGTCAACCACCAGACGGGGGCTGTCGGCATAGCTTTTGTGTGCGATGGGGTCACCGCGATATTTCGTCTGCCAGACGGATGTTCATCCACTCAGGCTGAGCTGGCAGCCATTGGCGGGGCTCTGGATGGAGGGGGGTCAAGGGCTCCGGGCCGGATTGTCAAAACTTACCTTCGGACGACGGGACCCTACGCGCCGAAATCCCTACCGTCAAACTGTTTTGGGTCGCGACGGGACCCGTTGCGGCGCGGGGGAAGAGGCGATACGAAGGGACAGCACAGGGCACCTCTTGCCCCGCGCCACACGTTGCCTCTGATGTCCCCTCCGTTCTTTTCATCCATTTGTCTGACCAGGTAAGCATATTTCCTTTACGCAGTGTTACTTTTTAGGTGTTTTATGATTACGTTGATCTGTATGAGCAAGTAGAAAACCATGAGTAGCCTGCAATGGTTAATACTGGCTATGCCAATATGTGCTCCTTCGGCCCATGCCTCCCGTCACCAAACTAACCAAATATTAGACAACACAAGGGCATGTTCCAAACTTAGTGATAGGTTTTAGGTGTTTTATGGTTGCATTGACCTATAAGAGCAAGTAGAAAACCATGAGTAGCCTGTAATGGTTAATACTGGCTATGCCAATATGTGCTCAGTCGGCCCAGCCTCCCGTCACCATACTAACCAAATATTAGACCACACAAGGGTATTTTCCAAACTTAGTGATAGGTTTTAGGTGTTTTATGGTTGCAATGACCaataagaggaagtagaaaaccATGAGTAGTCTGCAATGGTGTGGGGTGTCCAGGGGGGCAGCCCCCATGGTCAGCTATGTAGACCAGTTTATTTCTTTAATATACTTATAATAAAAATTTATGAACATTAAGAGAAAGGGGGACAGAAACCTATCTCACTTGGTCAGAAGCCAGGAACTGTTGGTGGTCATCCAGAATCGGTAATTGTGTCGAttagttatttgtttatttctttttatcacttGTAAACGCAGTATATGATTGATTCACAGGTAAAACTAGAGTAACACAACAGTGTGTGATAGGTTGGAATGGCTAATTATGCAGTGGTAAGTGACAGAGCTGTGGAGTTAATCGACACAATTACCCCTGAATTTACTTTAATTGTCTGAGTGTAGCCAACCTGGTGTTGACTTTTTCTAACCTATCACAgcatggagcagtattccagcgttggtctcacaagtgtatCATAAGCTAAGTGTACTAAGTCAGGGGTGCAGTTGTATACATTCCTCCTGAGGAACCCCAGTGTTTGGTttgctgtggcactgatgtggttaGCTATATatacctgtttatttatttcatgttggTGGTAATCCAGAATCTACTATAAGAACATGGTGACAGATGTTATAATTTATATGTTTGCTTTTACAGGTTTGTGTGATCATGGCTGCTTACGATGATGTTTGGGATGAATTCGACCTCTGGGATCAatgggaggagctggaggagatgGATGCCCCAAGAGTTGTCGTCCGTAGACCTCGAAGGATTGTCACAGGTATAAGTGAGGGGTGAAGGTATCTATTTTACTGGTTCCTCAATCCAGTTATTGAAAAATATACGAAAATTGGTTGAGTGTATATAATATTACGTATGTAGCGTCCCTACAAATTATTACTGAATTTGCAAGGCACTCGAGCCTTGTGCATGCCTTCTTGATTGGTTCCATGGTCGCTAACCTATACTGGAGTCCCGAGTTCGAGGCTTGGCGAGTACACTTActgagaatatatttttttaccaaaTCAATTTCCATGTTTGTACAAGGTGCCAAAAAAGCATTGTGACATATTATGTACAAGTAAGAAATCAGGGGAAGTATTATGCTGGTATCAATTACGTACCAGTCCTTACATTACATACCTACACTATTACACCTGTGAATGTGACAGTGTTATATCCCTGGTCAGCTACCAAACTCATTCACACCCTTCTATCCCAAAGCCTTAAAAACCGACTTTCGCAGCAACAGTGACATAGAAATGAGTATATCATATCCAATGCAAACTCACTGTGTTTATTCCACTTACAGATCGGATGAATCCCTTCACGGCAATGAGCGACAACGAGTTTGTTGATCGTTTCAGATTAAGAAAAAATTCAATGTATGATCTCATTGAAGAAATACGAGAACATCTTCCTGCCCCAACTGACTCCAGAGGTAATTTCTTATCATTATATAAGTAAAGTGgggtaagaaaaaatatagggGTGTATGGGGTAAGAACGAATCATCTCGTATCTATTAATGCCATTAATCTAAAGATGTCTTTTTATCATCGAAAAATAGGTCATTTTTTTGCAATCAATACTTTGCCTGTTTGAGGAAATACCAGTTACTTGTATGCGCTTAAGATCGTTTTTTCCGTGATCAGGCGAAAAAAGTTTGTCAAAACTTTGAAGTATCTTTCATGAACTTagattttctctttccctgttaATTGTGACAAGACTCTTTTGTTGTAGCTTTTCCAGAAGTCGAGCATAGTAACCGTTGTAGATGAGTCGATGGCTTTGATGGCGCGGTCATACGCAATATGGGTATATGAGCGAGGAATGTCACATGCGCAGTTAATGGAAAAAtaccaaataaagaaaacatcCTTGCACGATCTCCTGAAGGCGAAGGACAAGACCAAGGACATCAATTACGTGAATGATTATGCCTTACTCGTCATCATcatagtaagaggaaggagggggcacCGGAGAATGGTGATCAGCTGATTCGGGAGACGAACCTCATGGCCCCATGCATTCATTTGTGTTAAACTTGAGAAATATTAAAATAATGGTACTTACAAAATTTTTGGAGGGAAACTAAGGTATTTCCTTAACAGATTGATATTTTTTCAAGATAAAATGCATATATTTAAATTTAAAGGATACATTTTTTCTCCAAAATAtactatattttttcttacccGAACATGATATTTTTTCACCCCTTTTTGGGTTAAGAAAAAATCAGAGGAAAATATTCATATTAAATACTGTTACGTATGCTAGGCTCAATTTGACCTTATATTATTATACGGAAAGAAGTTTCAATGTATCATAGAAGTCATGATTTATATACAGGAAAACTTCTCCTGTGAAAAAAAGTTTCAGGTTTTGCACTTTTCTTACCCATTTTACTATAATCATGAAATGGTGACCCTAGCAGTGGTGGCTCAAAGCATAAATTGGTGGGGTGCTGCTCCAAAAAATGTTTAGGCCAGTGGTTCTCAAAGTGGGGCCATGGCGGTTGTTGCAAAGAGTACATTTCTACATAGTTTCAGGATTATGAATGTTATTTCATTACTTACCTTTGATTGGCGGGATGAGATTATGCAGAAAAATAAAGGGGGGGCGCAGGAATGTTGAAAATTcatgaagggaagaatggagaggaaaagtatGAGAACCACTGGTTTAGCCCTTGCTGTAATCCACATTACAGTGCAACCAACTCAGgtgttcatccttccctttttgGGGATTGATTACTTAAAAATAAactataactttaattttcttttttctcacagGATGTCCTGTCCCAGCACATTTACAGACACTGATAGCACTACGCTGCATGATGTCTGGGGATCACCAGATGACATTAGGTGACTGCCATGATGTCTCCCAGACAACAGTTAGCCAGTGCTTGAAGGTGGTGTCACGAGCAGTGGCTAGTTTGAGCAGGCATCACATAATGGCGCCTTCTGGGAATGATCGGCAGAGGACTGTTCAAGAGTTCTATGCTATCCATGGCATGCCTGGGGTTATTGGTGCAATAGACTGTACACACATAGCTATAGTGAGACCGTCTGTTGCAAATCCTGAAGTGTTCCGATGCAGGAAGGTTACTTTTCAATGAATGTGCAAGCTGTGTGTGGTCCCGATCTGCTTTTTCACAACGTTGTTGCTCGTTGGCCTGGGAGTGTACATGACAGTAGAATTCTGGACAACAGCAGACTTTGTGCACAGTTAGAAGAAACTTTGGAACCACAATACCACCTGCTTGGAGATGCTGGTTATGCCCTAAAGAGGTATCTCCTAACACCGGTAGCCGTTCCACCAACGATCATGAGCGAGCCTACAACAGCAGTCACACCCATACCAGGAATACAGTGGAACGTGCATTTGGTGTCTTAAAAAAAAGATTTGCATAtttaggaaagaaaatgaggactaGTTTAGATACAACTAAAGCAATCATTGTTGCAGCAGTAGTCTTACATAATATAGCTGTGAAAACTAGACTGGTCATGCCACAAGATGGAGCGGAACATGCAATAATCAATGTCAATGCCCTTCATAATGGAGTTCCAGTAGACAGGCAGGGAAATGCACAAGGCAGATTGAAGCGTCAACAAATCATCAGGGATTTTTTCTGaacatcatcctcatcattgACGACTACTCccatctctttcacagcttcccccctctttcaatatctttcctttctcattcattatctcatttattttacttggggagatgtGTTCTAAATTTATTCATATATTACtactttccaatatgattttttatccCCTTTATAGTTTTCAGTTAGTCTTTCACCAAACTCTTTATCAAatcgctttttcctttcttttaatgttATGGTTACTTCCAttgcattctctttatttttttgttctttccctttttacttgcgcCTCCATATTATTTTCTTGAGATTTCTAATAaagttccctttcctctttttctatcaccTTTATCTCCTCTGTCCACTATgaatttcctattctttttttatctcgcACCAGTTTCAGCCCTGAAACCTTTCTTGATATAATAATACTCTTCAATATTAAGTTGATTATGCTTCCGTTCTGTGCACTGTATTTTTTGCATGTATGAAAAtgctttatttatattgtttattataAAATAAAATTCTTGTTACCCTGAAGTTGTAACCTTTCATTTCTAAGAACTTACCAAAGTGACCTATTATTATGTATTCTTTGCACACACTAGGACAGCAGATAATTACAGAAAAGTGAGATGTTTTAGGAACAAAAAGTTACTAAAACAATGGTTACTAGTTCatccatttttatatatattatatatgctCTTACATATATCTCATGTGCAGTTTGCGTGCTCTTTTTCTGCAATGAGTCGATACATTTTTGCTTCTAAAGctttttcttttgcctcctcttttCTGGCTTCAGCCTCCTCAAGCTTCAACTCCATGTATCGTAATTGCATGTCCATCAATTTTGCCCTCTTGTTCTGAAACTCGTCGTCCCTGCTTGTGCTGGCCTTCACTATCTCCCGGACTTCTACGTCTTCGCCCGCTTTCCACCTCCCGGCTCGACGTTGCCTGCTCGTCATCCTTACGGGGCTGGCAGGCACAATTGTTTCCCCAACTTTGTTGCCGCCCTGTTCTTCATCTGGTGTTGGTGCCAGTGGTTCGGAACTCACCAACTCACACCAGATGTCGGAGCGTGCTGGCAGTAGAGTAAAAGAAATTATTAGTTGATGAAAACATCTGTTAATGAAATGCAGTGGTGTACGTGTCATCTGGCATATTTGTCTGAAAACAGATGCGTTATCAATCAATTAAAATTTTTAATTTTCTAGAACTGCCCCCATGATTGCTGACTCAGCACCACAAATTGGCATATTAAATAATATGCTTGCTATACAGATGCTATGTTCATCAAACAAAGATTGGATCGGATTATGATTATTGGAAATGTACACCACTGTACTTGTTCAATAACCTCCATTTACGCTTACATATTTAAGTGGCAATGTTCTCAAACGATTATGGTTCTCGCCAACAGTTTTAGGAAGAAGAAATTCACCACAGACAGAGGCAGCACCTCAGACCCATTACTGCCACGTTCAATGGCACTGTTATTATGTTCATTTATAATAAAAACTTGTGATGCATTTAAGTGTGTGTTGAGCTTCGCGGGATATATAAACAGGCAGAACACCTGCTTACGAGGTATTTACTTATAAGCTATTCTCCTTATGAGTGTAACATCTTACCTCACAAGAGACCTTGAAAATCGGATGAGTCGACCATGGTGGTTCGACTTTGCTGGGAATAAATACATCTGAGTAAACACAAGTATAGTACAGCATTATTTAACTTAATTTACTCAAAACCTGTATAATCGGTCGAAGACTCATTGGAACACAGAGTTTTGATGAGATGTCAGAGGACACAGCTTAGGCTGAGTGGAAATGAGTAATGAAACAAGTGTAACAACGGCAGCATCAAATAATGTGGATTCAGGATGATACCCATGTGATGAAGTTCCATTATTTCATGACAAAATAATTGTAATGTCAAGATATCCATATCTACTAT is a window encoding:
- the LOC126991828 gene encoding uncharacterized protein LOC126991828; protein product: MGPQRSEVQLKKVWERLKVKAKKSKADLKREVFKTGGGAPPPDMTSDCEQVLTLLGDDINDIGNPYDDDALPSQPRSDIWCELVSSEPLAPTPDEEQGGNKVGETIVPASPVRMTSRQRRAGRWKAGEDVEVREIVKASTSRDDEFQNKRAKLMDMQLRYMELKLEEAEARKEEAKEKALEAKMYRLIAEKEHANCT